Below is a genomic region from Fusarium oxysporum Fo47 chromosome XI, complete sequence.
ATGTGAGATCGGCAAAATCTTACGAAAGTTATATCTAATCTTCTTGCTTTGCCAGTTCTGTTTGGGCTCTGGCTGAAAGGCCAAGAGGGAGGTTTATTACCTACTTCATTATGGCAGATCTAAAGTCCTTAGTGAGATCTTGGCGAGTATCCATGCCGAGAAAAGAAGCTGTTCTATTAATTATGTTTATAGAACTAAAGTAGTTCCTGCGCAGAACCGCTGAGTTCTGCTAACCGGCAAACTTCAGTACCTGCTTAATAGATGCTCCACTGTCTAACGTCCAGTTAGTTACGGGTCCCGAACCCATGACTTGTGAAAGACAGACCTGTAGCTTTGAGGAGAGAATTACGGCGTGCACAATGCATACCACAGCCATTTATGAAACCCGCGCGAGTTGCCCATCTCGATGCGTGCCTACTCCAATTACCAGAGCTTCTTGCATTTGGTTCCGGCCCAGAGCGGTTCCAGTTAGGAAATATTGGCTTTTGACgcatctcttctttccattcAAAAACCCAAAAGTTACTGTGTTATAGAGGTGTGTAGCTCAACAAATCGTCTATAGTTGGATTACCCTTGATAGCTCTAGACGAAAGGAAATTAGCCAGGAAGAACAACATCAGTTACACATATAAAGGCAGTAGGCCACGCTTTAAAGTAAGcctcttatatataatatacctaggtctagttaatattaaatatatttaaagaagCATATCAGGTTAATAAACTTACTGCCCTTTATCTTTCCCTTTATAAATTCTCCTTTCTATCTTTAACTCAAACTCTAGCTCTCCTTTCTCCCATCCCACCATAAAAACCCTATCCTAAATTCATTCTTAGtttttattagctattaacttacttacttattatcCCACTTATCTTATATCTTACTTACAAAGTTCTAAAACttaaatagatatataaCAGTAGTAGTTAAGGAGAGTTATATTATCTACTTAAtaacctttatatatataattataataattattaaacCAAAGTTttttatatagcttaataaagtatttataagtaagaaatcccttatttatatttaatatcttttaaCCCAAGTTTCTCTTTAAGCttgcctttattatattaccaAGAGTCAGCAATagtattattagtataatagctataaaggGTATCTTAAATAACTTACcagatatattaaaagagTTACCTTTTTAGGTATAATAATCTGGTTCTTCTGCTGCTAATTACTATAgaattaatatatcttattcctaatattatctatagTAGGAAGCTGGTTTATCTTATCTAGCTTTCCCTTGGTGCCTAACGCAAGAAACTCAGCAAAGTATTTCATAATTTACATATTACAAGGGTCAGATAGACCAAACTCctttttatatcttttcCCTATTAGTCAAAATAGCCCGTTCTATCTAAGGTAGTGTACTCACTTATCCCAGATCTCTAAGTCCCTATCATAGAGAACCTGGCTATTCTTCCTAAGCTTTTTAAGCATAACATCAGAACTGATTATACTTTAGTCATAGTTAAAGCCTCTTTGCTAAGCTAGTGTAAGAATTCCTATAATAAATAGTTAGTGATGTTAGAGAACTAAAACTCTTATAACTTGTATtatgatgaggaagaggaagatgataACGATAGAAGAACTAAGAAATGGATACTGGAACTGACACTAGGAAGGTAGAAAGACCAGGAGACAAACCAAGCCTTTAAATCGTTCCTCTAACTATAATAACAAAGTAACCTGGTGGTATAACTTAAAACTCTTGCTGCAGAGGTGGCCATAGTTAATATAAGGTTACTAATTTTAAACCCCGAGTTATGAGGAAGTAGGGCtttacttactaatatacttattaattataaagctaCCTAAGCTTGGTAAAGTAGAGACTAAGCCCGCCTAAGTTAGTCCTGAGCCTGCCCTCAGTTGACCTAAGTCAAAGCGGCGACATATCACGTGCGTGGATAGTCTAGATTCATGTCGTATAACAGCAGTGTTATGACTGTTTGAGTGATTATTAAACGCTATGTATAAATCGAATAAGGGCTCTAAAGGAAACGGTAAATAACACAGAACTACCTGAAAGAACTTCATAACAGAGAAGGTATCACAGTCTCTAATGTCTTGGAAGTCACTGTCATTTGCACTACAGTAAGCCCTTGACAAGCGTTTCTTCGGGTTGGCTACATAAATCGTCACTAAAAACGCTGAAGATCCGTTCACGGATGAATTTAAAAaagcatgatgaagataATATTGAGGGTAACTCTCGACCTACGCCTCTCTATGAGATAATTCGGTAGTTCGTATTACTGTAAGTAGACCACTCAAACCAGCAAGCCGGGGCTGGGTTGGTTCTCGATCTGCCTCGCGCAATCATAAAGGGATCATGGTGCTGTAATAGAAGCCATGTGCGTTTGCGTCTGACAAGCGCCCTCAGCTGGCTCACAACCTTCTACCACGATtatcctcagcttcttgatcagGAACAAAGTACCCTTCTTATACCTCGCTCCTCTCTTTCGTCGAATTGAGACAGTTGACGCTGTCGCAGTCGACCTGGTCATGTCATTTGCGACAATCAATTAGTTGGTAGGAAActaggtattatatattacaAGTGGGGCACATTGGCGAGAAAGAGACATATAGAAAGAGACTATCGTAGATCATAAAGGCAGTCATCGTCGAATCAAACCTATCGGTTGCTCTTCCCCCTTTGTTGTTGGATGCCAACGCGTTAGGATGACCACACCCTGGCTGGCCGCCAGTTTGATACCACTGCAGTTTCAATCTTTTGCGAACGATTTCCGACGTGGATTGCGAGCTGGGTTTGAACGTGAGCGCTTAGAACAGGATAACCATTCGGCGCATGGGGGCATCGGCTATAGAGGGGCTATTGCAAAGCCCTGGGCATTTTCATTTGGGCTTAGTGGCTCCACGACTCAGTCATCCCACCTTGGGATCGTTCAAAAGATGTACTAGCTGCGGGTTCGGGCCGTAGCCTTTAGCTGGTAGGGATTGTCACAACCATGTTGGATGAACAGTGAGGATACTACTGGCTAATCTAATTGCCTAGTTATTTGGACATAATGGTGTAGGCTTATAGAATTTTGGTGTTTCTTAGAGATTTTCTGAGTAATGAAGTTAGGCTTCTTTGGCCCCCAAATTTTGTGGCTTATGCACTTTACCAATCGCGTTATTGGACAAAGGCTGTTGTTTGTGCCATATTTAGAGCCGGGTAAGCGAGAGCGATCGCTGGACCACCGTACACCGACTCTTGATTGGTTGGTTCTGAGCTTGTCAACTGCCAAGTGGCCTGAGGTTGGGTGAGCGGATGTAGATCTATGCTATTTTCGGCTTGCTCTACGCCCTCGAGATCACACGCTTTCCCTTAACCCGCTAGCGGCAGCTTCAGCCACCAAGGAGGACAGGGATACAGCTGGGGGCTTAGGCAGTCCCAGTAAGCCCAAGCCTTAGGCCCCCCTGTTATCACCTGGAGCTCGCTTTCTGGTTGGCTGGTCACTGATCTGTTCATCCTAGGATAAGCGAGACTCGTAGGATTCTGGTCTTTAGCTGCTGAGATAGACGAAACGGGGTCGAGGTACAAATAGTCTTGACATATCGACCATCGTTTCCCCTCAGGAAACTTCATTCTTACTCTCATCTGTATAGCAAAGCGTGCCTTTCGTCTCTCAAGACAGCATGGTCGAATGGCGTTTCAGAATCATCGGCAGTATCACGACCGAAAAAGAGCTGCTCGGTACCAGCATCCCACCAGAATGGCAGATGTGGGAGGAAGCCTACTTCAAACGCGTGTCCGAAACACTTGCAGACTCCAATCACACCGCAACGCTGATTAACGATGGATGCGACAACGGAGACTCAGAACAGCTGAACTGCACCAAAACATGCGGCAGCTCTGAGTATATGTTCAAGTCCCCACAGAACCTATGGAACTGCATGACTCTCTCGACTGTGGCTATGAAGGTGGTTCCACAGCCAACTAACGACACGGTTAACcgtgagagtgagagtgaaATGAAGGACAAGTTCCATTTCGAATCGTTACGCGACTTTCGATACCCCTTTGGAAAGGTCCGTAAATGCTTGTGGCAATCCTGTTCTGATTCCAAATACGGGGCATGTACGCCAGGTCTTGTCGACTATCAATGCGACCTTATTAACCAGTTCACGGTTGAAAAGTTTGGCACCGTTCTTTCAACAAGCTACTGTAGAAATGCAGACCCGGGCATCGACTCTGACTTGGTGGGACAAGGAGTGAGTAACTTAACATTTCCTACACCACAATTGCAGTTTCCGACAAATGCTCTAACAATACATGGATCGATAGGTACTTATAGCGTACATCATCCAGCACTTTCTCGTCTTATTCTTTGGACTTTCTTTTGGCTTGACGTGTAGATGGACAAGAACGAACGTCTGGGGGCGCGTGGGAGTAATCTGGAGCAAAGGTagctcctcagcttctgacGCTAGGAGCCAAAAAGCTCATGGGCTAACGAAGTGGCTCATCCGAATTCGCAGCCAGTTTCCTAGTGCGATAATATCGACCTTAGTCGACCTTCAAGAAGCGCAGGCTTTGTTCACGGCAACCATCTCCGTTGCCGCAATTATTGCCTTCCACGGCTACCTGGGCTTGGCCAGCATTGTTTCCATATCTTCCTACGTCCTTAACAATGAGATCGCTCTTGGAGTGATGATCATCGGCATGAGCCCCCTCTTCTTGCTACAACTCAGTCTTGATGCGTCAGGCAATGCATCCATGTATACACTCATCTTCGTTTTTCTCAACTGGCTTTTGATCCTGCTCAAATGGATTCTTCAAAGGGCGCAGGGAGCTTCGAAGTTCGAAGCGCATCTTAAAGACTTGTCATCAGTACCAGCATGCGGCGACAATCCCGGTGCCATGTCATACTGCATGAACTATGGGATAACGACAGGTCTTGGTTACACCAAACAAAGTTTCATTTTAGGCCAAGTGCTAATTGCCCTACTTACGGTATACTGGACACTAAGATATCTAGTCGCTCTGGGCAGTGATTCGCTAGTGTACTATTCCAGAGGCACGGGCTCATGGTGGGCACGCACCAAGCCGGGCGCCATTCGCCTGGCGCAAAGCCTCGATAGCTTCTCCGTCTTTGAGATCTTGGTTGCTCTGATGGTAGTCTTATCCGTCGTGGCAACGACTTTGGGTCTTACCGACTTATTCGTGCTTCACCAAAAATTGCACATTCTATACACGCCTCAAGGTGGACTGCCCTGGTCGTTTGGACAGCTCACTGCAGTGGCAGTTTGGTTTCCAGTAGTCTTTAAATTCCTTTACTACTGTGAGTTTTTCACACCCATAACTTCGTTCGCGTGTGCATGTGCTGACTTGCCCTAAATAGGCGGAGTGGAAGACGGAGTCCAGGCGCGCATCGACAAGGACGAATATGTCGTGTCGCGGCGCGAAACTGCCATTTCAGAATTTCAGGATTCCAAAGAACCTACGTCAGAGGGTGACCGCTTAATTGAGCCCGTCAGCGCAAGTGAGACCACGTCTGGACTTGAGCGCTGATGTGGAAACTCGATGAGGCATGTTTACTTCGACTTCAAATCTGCATGTCTGACAATTATTGAAAATGAACTTTCGATGTTCTTGTTTAGAGAATGTGGCGGTTCAAGGCCAAGCTGAAATTCCACACTAGCAAATTCCCATTGGTTCTTATGTTTAATATACATCTTCAACGCGTTATCGGGAGTGTCCCATTATGCCGTTCAAAGAATTAAGACATTAAGAAGAGTCAAGAACTCAATAGTAAGACTAGTgttttaatagctatatagttatataggAGGCATAGAGTTGTGGCTAAAAGGGCTTAGATTATTGAGTACATGAGCGACTAAATTATAGAATCGTTAGGTAAGTGAGCTGCAGGTATCGACGCTTTTTAAAGTCAGTACTGCATCTAGCAATAGTAAAAGAAGTCTAACACGAGCACCTCCATTCCCTTGCTTTATGACAATTTCTAGGCCTTAAAGATAAAGCTTTGGGCTGAGATAAAGATATTTACCTGTCCCATTAATTATCAACTACTATCAGCCTCTTAcctaaaagaaaaaggaaagTATTCTATGATAACTAAAAACATATATTTACTTTGGTATATATATCTACCTGCTATTTATAGACGTAATATTAAGCCTAAATCTCCtaaatcttataattaatatagtaACTCACTATAATATAGCTAGCTAGTAGTTATATACACCTTAGTAGTAGTTATTAACTCTATTAGAAATAATTATAGCtgttaatatttattatatactataatcTATTTATAACCTTAACTTAGAGGATAATAAGACTTTGAGATATATTTTAGATCCTAGTAaaaattatttatattaatctATTAACGtactatttatttttttattaaatagcttataAGTTCCCCCTTGCAGATTCTGGATCACCTACTCCTATTTTATCAGAGCTATAATAGCACCACTCTATCACTTCCTGTCAAGTATAGGCCGATCTTGCGGAGATCTGCGTACCTTATCTGAACTTCTTTAACTCACGCTTTACGTTCCCGACAGATCCAGACGACCACTGTTACGTTTTCTTAGAATACTCGTCCATTAATTGGGGCGCTCACTTCCACAACGCTGATTTCATCGACGATGCTACCATTATAACTTTCGCTCTGTTAAAGAGGCCGAGCCCACCATCTTCATACTCATTGGCTGCAATACATACCTAAGCAGACATCTTTAATAAGTCCATAACCACCCTTAACATCAATAACAATTCTCACAGCTAGTCTTCATCCATTAGTACAAGTGCATTTGAGCCCAGACATATGTacttagttttatataagcaATATAACAGGCCAAAAACAGGTAGGCGGCCCAGATTTAGTCTCTTGCAGGGAGCGCTGACCAGGTATATAATCCCAAAGATAGGCCTGCGCAGACACCTCAGTCCAAGCTCAGTACCAACTCAGCCTAGAGCGACAAGAAACCAGCTCTGGGAACGGAAATGGACTTTGACGTGGTCAAATTTCGCCTCCGAGTTCTTTCGTATTAAAATCGATCAcggttttaatatatatctaataCTACAAGAAGGAattttattttctatttCAATTGCTTTAAAGACCGACACTAACTCAGTTGCCCACTATCTAGCCTTTGAATATATATAGATAAGAAATTTAGACCTTGAACAGTACTGACGTCACTCAACACCATGAGAAGCAGCTTATCCAGTGTTGTCCAGTATTACAAGGGGATCTGGtctgaagaaagagaggaatGTTTGTCGATGCGGAATGCGGCGAAAGGAGGAAAGTAATACGAGGGATAGAACACGGTGAGGAGCAAAGTGGCAAGTGCCATCATCCTGCGATATAGGTAAGCCTTGCATACGAATTACGACATCACGTAGCATCATGACTTACATTCCGTCTAGTATAAGGAACTCTTTCTCGATACGCATGAGAGAATTTCCCCAACCACCGGCCAGTTCCGGTATTCTGTAAATACAGcggatgaggacgaagaaatATGCAGCAATGAGAACCACGGCGAAGGCCTTGAGTTTCGGGCGCGATACTGTTCCGTTGGCCTTGCTTTCATCGTAAGGGCTTCTGCTCTGAGGCTGTTGCTTCCCTCTTTTGTTTGTTTGGTATCGGAAGATGTAGATAGCAAGCAAAGCACCACAAATGCCCATCGTGACGACCTGGAAAACAATACCAGCGACCATTATGTGATTGCCGAGCTGAGCAATACTGTTTTTGCCACCACCTGTCCCAGCAGACGCGACACCGCCACCAATAGCTTGAAGGACAATCGATCCAACATCGCAACCGACGAATAGCCAAGGGTAAAGAGTGGGTCTGAGAGGAGAATATTGTGGCCCACAGTATGTAATAAAATGCTTCAAGGTGAGATAAATAGACGCGGCGAT
It encodes:
- a CDS encoding RTA1 like protein-domain-containing protein, which gives rise to MSLKAPTIINPTSHSAYVLARATTDTSNCTKITPECPVELTTYGYYPNLGGNTFFLIFFLFLFIAQVYLGKRNKTWSYTLALSTGTLFEVLGYIGRLIMHKNPWSSGGFIIQMLFLIVGPCFIAASIYLTLKHFITYCGPQYSPLRPTLYPWLFVGCDVGSIVLQAIGGGVASAGTGGGKNSIAQLGNHIMVAGIVFQVVTMGICGALLAIYIFRYQTNKRGKQQPQSRSPYDESKANGTVSRPKLKAFAVVLIAAYFFVLIRCIYRIPELAGGWGNSLMRIEKEFLILDGMMMALATLLLTVFYPSYYFPPFAAFRIDKHSSLSSDQIPL